Proteins found in one Zea mays cultivar B73 chromosome 1, Zm-B73-REFERENCE-NAM-5.0, whole genome shotgun sequence genomic segment:
- the LOC100501222 gene encoding uncharacterized protein isoform X1 produces the protein MEDEISSIIAYALAISDERHHLIDLKFENGMDYSKGEYAKAIEKSFSFLSESSFSSSPWSSTSSEASLSSLSSFSSDDFSGYDSSSLLSPMHPEMTVNGKVTLKDKYSVTVVYDNQFFALRKKCCPSELAYITSLSRCKKWNAQGGKSKAYFVKTTDDRFIIKQINKTEFESFIKFAPDYFKHVYHSLDTGSQTCLAKILGIYQVKQIKHGKEVKIDLMVMENLLFGHNISRIYDLKGAIFSRRITDSNDHDTVYLDQNYVEDMSFSPIYIGGRTKHLLQRAIWNDTSFLTSVNVMDYSLLVGVDKEKHELVFGIIDYLRQYT, from the exons ATGGAAGATGAGATATCCAGCATAATAGCTTATGCTCTTGCCATATCTGATGAGCGCCACCATTTGATAGATTTAAAATTTGAGAACGGAATGGATTATTCCAAGGGAGAGTATGCTAAAGCAATAGAGAAATCTTTTAGTTTTCTGTCTGAAAGTTCTTTCAGCTCATCACCATGGTCATCTACAAGTTCTGAAGCAAGCTTATCATCTCTGTCTTCATTTTCATCTGATGACTTTTCTGGTTATGATAGCTCATCTTTATTGTCCCCAATGCATCCAGAAATGACTGTGAATGGGAAAGTAACTCTCAAAGACAAATATTCAGTTACTGTTGTATATGACAATCAATTCTTTGCACTCCGAAAAAAGTGTTGCCCATCCGAGCTTGCATATATTACTTCTTTAAGCCGCTGCAAGAAGTGGAATGCTCAAGGTGGAAAGAGCAAGGCCTATTTTGTAAAGACAACAGATGACAGGTTCATCATTAAGCAAATCAATAAAACAGAGTTTGAGTCATTTATTAAATTTGCACCTGATTACTTTAAGCATGTTTACCATTCTCTGGACACTGGAAGCCAAACTTGTCTCGCCAAAATATTAGGAATCTATCAG GTTAAGCAAATTAAGCATGGCAAAGAGGTAAAGATTGACTTGATGGTTATGGAAAATCTTCTCTTTGGCCACAATATTTCACGAATTTATGACCTCAAAGGTGCTATTTTTTCGCGACGCATCACTGACTCAAACGATCATGATACTGTTTACCTAGATCAAAATTATGTTGAGGACATGAGCTTTTCTCCAATCTATATTGGTGGAAGAACAAAGCATCTTTTGCAGCGTGCAATCTGGAATGACACGTCTTTCCTCACT TCGGTGAATGTTATGGACTATTCTCTACTTGTGGGAGTGGACAAAGAGAAGCATGAACTTGTGTTTGGCATCATTGATTATCTGAGGCAATATACTTAG
- the LOC100501222 gene encoding uncharacterized protein LOC100501222 isoform 2 (isoform 2 is encoded by transcript variant 3): MEDEISSIIAYALAISDERHHLIDLKFENGMDYSKGEYAKAIEKSFSFLSESSFSSSPWSSTSSEASLSSLSSFSSDDFSGYDSSSLLSPMHPEMTVNGKVTLKDKYSVTVVYDNQFFALRKKCCPSELAYITSLSRCKKWNAQGGKSKAYFVKTTDDRFIIKQINKTEFESFIKFAPDYFKHVYHSLDTGSQTCLAKILGIYQVAVISQARVGFVSFYCFLFHVD, encoded by the coding sequence ATGGAAGATGAGATATCCAGCATAATAGCTTATGCTCTTGCCATATCTGATGAGCGCCACCATTTGATAGATTTAAAATTTGAGAACGGAATGGATTATTCCAAGGGAGAGTATGCTAAAGCAATAGAGAAATCTTTTAGTTTTCTGTCTGAAAGTTCTTTCAGCTCATCACCATGGTCATCTACAAGTTCTGAAGCAAGCTTATCATCTCTGTCTTCATTTTCATCTGATGACTTTTCTGGTTATGATAGCTCATCTTTATTGTCCCCAATGCATCCAGAAATGACTGTGAATGGGAAAGTAACTCTCAAAGACAAATATTCAGTTACTGTTGTATATGACAATCAATTCTTTGCACTCCGAAAAAAGTGTTGCCCATCCGAGCTTGCATATATTACTTCTTTAAGCCGCTGCAAGAAGTGGAATGCTCAAGGTGGAAAGAGCAAGGCCTATTTTGTAAAGACAACAGATGACAGGTTCATCATTAAGCAAATCAATAAAACAGAGTTTGAGTCATTTATTAAATTTGCACCTGATTACTTTAAGCATGTTTACCATTCTCTGGACACTGGAAGCCAAACTTGTCTCGCCAAAATATTAGGAATCTATCAGGTAGCAGTTATATCACAAGCTCGAGTTGGATTCGTTTCGTTTTACTGTTTTCTTTTCCATGTGGACTAA
- the LOC103645334 gene encoding uncharacterized protein, with protein MAYAQAAAASARGGARGWRRATAHQSRLASFRAQLYFKEQHGDPPVASSTQLPAVQTGSDRWAHPLMKPEKGCLLIATEKLDGSHIFERTVILLLSSLGPDGVILNRPSLMSIKEASGSICADDADIACAFAGRPLFFGGKAD; from the coding sequence ATGGCATATGCGCAGGCTGCGGCAGCATCAGCGCGCGGGGGCGCCAGAGGATGGCGCCGCGCCACCGCCCATCAGTCCCGACTGGCGTCGTTCCGCGCGCAGCTCTACTTCAAGGAGCAGCACGGTGACCCGCCCGTGGCGTCGTCGACGCAGCTGCCGGCGGTGCAGACCGGCAGCGACAGGTGGGCGCACCCTCTAATGAAGCCCGAGAAGGGGTGCCTCTTGATCGCCACGGAGAAGCTGGACGGCTCGCACATCTTCGAgcgcacggtgatcttgctgctGTCGTCGCTGGGCCCCGACGGCGTGATCCTGAACCGCCCCTCGCTCATGTCGATCAAGGAGGCGTCAGGGTCCATCTGCGCGGACGACGCCGACATCGCGTGCGCCTTCGCGGGCCGGCCGCTCTTCTTCGGTGGGAAGGCAGACTGA